In a single window of the Acidobacteriota bacterium genome:
- a CDS encoding DMT family transporter has protein sequence MRPEQSSCRPLNRCSNSRRSCWCKTISTPHNATRSGEGAAAAYGALLAVQALFGSLPVIAKSVLAVVPAVALVGFRVGITAGVLFVIQAYRRRLWLAEKRDYLHLFVLSFLGVTFNQLLFIGGLSLTKASNTSLLAATIPVVTILVGAAIGSEKLKGIKAAGIVLSLIGVVILIDPRKASFSSETTIGDLMIVLNSFSYGVYVALSKQVFTRNGAFRSMMWVFVFAAVFCVPLGGISFASIDAASIGSMTWAFIIYIAIAGTATPYLLNAWALARVDPSTVAVFIYLQPLIGFVMAVIFLGEAVTISFAFAAALIFAGLFLATKRQLRRET, from the coding sequence GTGCGACCGGAGCAAAGTTCCTGCAGACCTTTAAACAGATGCTCGAACAGCCGGCGATCCTGCTGGTGTAAAACGATTTCTACGCCTCACAACGCAACAAGGTCCGGAGAGGGTGCAGCGGCAGCGTACGGTGCCCTCCTCGCCGTACAGGCTCTGTTCGGTTCGCTCCCCGTCATTGCGAAATCCGTCCTCGCGGTTGTTCCGGCCGTCGCCTTGGTCGGCTTTCGGGTAGGGATAACCGCCGGCGTGCTTTTCGTGATACAGGCATATCGCCGCCGATTGTGGCTTGCGGAAAAGCGTGATTACCTCCACCTTTTTGTGCTCAGCTTTCTGGGCGTGACCTTCAATCAGCTTCTGTTCATTGGCGGGCTTTCGCTGACCAAAGCTTCTAATACTTCCCTGCTTGCGGCCACGATCCCGGTCGTTACGATATTGGTCGGTGCAGCGATCGGCAGTGAAAAACTAAAAGGAATAAAGGCGGCAGGTATTGTCCTATCTTTGATCGGCGTTGTCATTCTGATCGACCCGCGAAAAGCATCGTTCTCATCTGAAACGACCATCGGAGATCTGATGATCGTCCTGAACTCCTTTTCGTACGGAGTCTATGTTGCTCTTTCAAAACAAGTTTTCACTCGAAACGGCGCGTTCCGTTCGATGATGTGGGTTTTCGTTTTCGCAGCAGTTTTTTGCGTTCCTTTGGGCGGTATTTCATTCGCATCTATCGATGCCGCATCCATCGGAAGTATGACCTGGGCATTTATCATTTACATCGCCATCGCGGGTACCGCGACGCCCTATTTGCTCAACGCCTGGGCTCTGGCACGCGTCGATCCTTCGACTGTCGCCGTTTTCATTTATCTTCAGCCGCTTATAGGTTTCGTGATGGCGGTCATATTTTTAGGTGAAGCGGTAACGATATCTTTTGCGTTCGCAGCCGCTTTGATATTCGCCGGGCTATTTTTGGCAACAAAACGTCAATTGCGGCGTGAAACATAA
- the lpxD gene encoding UDP-3-O-(3-hydroxymyristoyl)glucosamine N-acyltransferase, whose protein sequence is MKAFQIAELVGGEVRGDGGLEISGVASFSEAGHGALVFTENADAGAGARGSCVLAPEGFPIPDDGCVIVVAAPKAAFCIAAGAILVPSKSSPGIHPTAVIADNAVVGENVSIGAFVSIGNGSEIANGVEIRDGVCVGDNVRIGKGCVLNSNVSVYDNCIIGDNVVIHAGAVIGADGFGFVMHNGSYLKFPQVGRVVIGRDVEIGANTCIDRGALGETRIGDGTKIDNLVQIAHNVEIGRNVVIAAQTGISGSTVIEDDCVIGGQVGMGDHARVLSGAVIGSQAGVLPGKIVRPGVWWGTPVQPLDEYKRQNAMVKGIKRLKDEVKELRKLILGSQADE, encoded by the coding sequence ATGAAAGCGTTCCAAATTGCAGAACTGGTCGGCGGTGAAGTGCGCGGTGACGGCGGGCTCGAGATATCAGGAGTCGCTTCATTTTCCGAAGCCGGCCATGGAGCACTTGTTTTCACTGAAAACGCTGATGCGGGAGCGGGAGCTCGCGGAAGCTGCGTTCTCGCACCGGAAGGCTTCCCCATTCCCGACGACGGGTGCGTTATCGTCGTTGCAGCCCCGAAAGCGGCATTTTGTATCGCTGCGGGTGCAATTCTGGTGCCTTCAAAGAGTTCGCCCGGCATTCACCCGACAGCAGTCATCGCCGACAATGCGGTGGTTGGCGAAAACGTGAGCATAGGAGCTTTCGTTTCTATTGGAAATGGAAGCGAGATCGCGAATGGCGTTGAAATTCGCGATGGTGTATGCGTAGGAGACAATGTCCGGATCGGAAAAGGCTGTGTTCTAAATTCCAACGTCTCCGTTTACGACAACTGCATCATTGGGGACAATGTCGTTATCCACGCGGGTGCCGTCATCGGAGCTGATGGATTTGGGTTCGTAATGCATAACGGCAGCTATCTGAAATTCCCGCAGGTCGGACGAGTAGTGATAGGCAGAGATGTGGAGATAGGTGCAAATACATGCATCGACCGCGGAGCTCTCGGCGAAACCCGCATTGGCGATGGCACCAAGATCGACAACCTTGTCCAGATCGCCCACAACGTGGAGATCGGCAGGAATGTTGTCATAGCCGCTCAGACAGGTATTTCCGGAAGCACCGTGATCGAGGACGATTGCGTTATTGGCGGTCAGGTCGGCATGGGCGACCATGCACGTGTTCTGAGCGGTGCCGTGATCGGCTCACAGGCCGGTGTTCTGCCGGGCAAAATAGTACGTCCTGGTGTTTGGTGGGGTACGCCGGTGCAGCCGCTTGATGAATACAAACGGCAAAATGCGATGGTAAAAGGCATTAAGCGACTGAAGGATGAGGTCAAGGAGCTTCGCAAACTTATCCTCGGCTCTCAAGCAGACGAATAA
- the lpxB gene encoding lipid-A-disaccharide synthase, with translation MEKPADIMIVAGEASGDAHAAKLVTALRSSYQGEITFFGSAGPKMREAGVEAIVEADGLSIVGLPEIAVALPTFIAAFRKLKLATKNRKPDIAVLVDFPEFNLKLARALKKQGIAVVYYICPQLWAWRKYRKSTIKRYVDLLISILPFEKEWFHRQGIENVEYVGNPLTREVHADVTRNEFRSEFGISQDSKLIALLPGSRSAEVKRILPVLSACASLIKNGSPDTVFVIALPGKQKTPDQGFTATDSGIKWVFGRTYDVLNAADAAAVTSGTATLEAGMIGTPMAVVYKTSALNYKLLRPLIDVEHFGLINLVAGKRVAREMIQDELTPEDLAKELQRLLVPETNRKMRRDLAEAVEKLGHGGASKRAAEAIIRLLESRG, from the coding sequence ATGGAAAAGCCTGCGGATATAATGATCGTCGCCGGAGAAGCTTCAGGAGACGCTCACGCCGCGAAGCTCGTAACAGCCCTGCGTTCGAGCTATCAGGGCGAGATCACGTTCTTTGGATCCGCCGGTCCAAAGATGCGAGAGGCCGGTGTCGAGGCCATCGTTGAGGCGGATGGGCTCTCTATAGTCGGCTTGCCGGAGATCGCTGTCGCCCTGCCCACATTCATTGCCGCGTTTCGCAAACTAAAGCTTGCAACAAAAAACCGAAAGCCCGACATCGCGGTCCTGGTAGATTTCCCTGAATTCAATCTCAAGCTTGCTCGTGCATTAAAAAAGCAGGGAATTGCTGTTGTTTACTACATCTGCCCGCAGCTGTGGGCGTGGCGAAAATACCGCAAGAGCACGATAAAGAGATACGTTGATCTGCTTATTTCGATACTGCCGTTCGAGAAAGAGTGGTTCCATCGGCAGGGAATTGAGAATGTAGAGTACGTCGGCAATCCATTAACTCGAGAGGTGCATGCCGATGTGACCCGAAACGAGTTTCGATCGGAATTCGGTATTTCTCAAGACAGCAAACTCATTGCTCTTCTTCCGGGAAGTCGTTCTGCTGAGGTAAAGAGGATCCTTCCGGTTCTGTCGGCCTGTGCAAGCCTAATAAAAAATGGGTCGCCTGACACCGTTTTTGTGATCGCACTGCCCGGCAAACAAAAGACGCCGGACCAAGGGTTTACTGCGACAGATTCCGGAATCAAATGGGTTTTCGGAAGAACCTATGACGTTCTGAATGCGGCGGATGCGGCCGCCGTCACCAGCGGGACAGCAACCCTCGAGGCAGGAATGATAGGAACACCGATGGCGGTCGTTTACAAGACCTCTGCACTAAATTACAAACTGTTGCGGCCGCTGATCGACGTTGAGCATTTCGGGCTGATAAATCTGGTAGCCGGAAAGCGGGTAGCTCGCGAAATGATCCAAGATGAGTTAACGCCTGAAGATCTGGCAAAAGAGCTGCAGCGTTTGCTGGTGCCCGAAACCAATAGGAAAATGAGGAGGGACCTTGCCGAGGCCGTAGAGAAACTCGGGCATGGCGGTGCATCGAAACGCGCCGCAGAAGCCATTATTCGTCTGCTTGAGAGCCGAGGATAA
- a CDS encoding pyruvate dehydrogenase complex dihydrolipoamide acetyltransferase — translation MAEKFLMPKLSPTMEEGQISRWVINEGDAFEANETLAEVDTDKATMEMTALSGGTLLKILKGAGESAALGEVIAIIGKPGEDISGLLSEVSTNGTAKAEPPASAGPKDETPASTSEKQPPAEAKTPPTMVSNDSSVNGGRLIVSPIAARMAAENSIDLGLVAGSGPNGRIIKRDIEKALAGGVPKAAVKPFTPSTVVGASPFRDEPTSKMRQVIASRLAESIGPIPTFYLTVEIEMDNALELRKAINATVDESEKVSVNDIIVKVAAMALVKHPFVNASYQDKAIRFYEQADIGVAVAVEEGLITPVVRGANLKGFLEIAAEIKDLAAKAKSRKLQPEEYTGATFSISNLGMFGIKEFTAIINPPEAGILAVGGATPTPVVRDGQIVVRNIMNVTMSCDHRVVDGATGAKFLQTFKQMLEQPAILLV, via the coding sequence ATGGCTGAAAAATTCTTAATGCCGAAGCTGTCGCCCACGATGGAAGAGGGCCAGATCTCTCGTTGGGTGATAAACGAAGGCGATGCCTTCGAAGCCAATGAGACGCTCGCTGAGGTCGATACGGACAAGGCAACGATGGAAATGACCGCTCTTTCCGGCGGCACGCTCCTGAAGATCCTTAAAGGCGCCGGCGAATCCGCTGCGCTCGGCGAAGTTATAGCAATTATAGGCAAGCCTGGTGAGGACATATCGGGACTTTTAAGCGAAGTTTCCACGAATGGCACCGCCAAGGCAGAACCGCCTGCCTCAGCAGGCCCCAAAGACGAGACCCCAGCTTCTACATCGGAAAAACAGCCGCCCGCCGAGGCGAAAACGCCTCCGACAATGGTTTCGAACGATTCTTCCGTTAACGGCGGCAGGCTGATAGTGTCGCCGATCGCGGCTCGCATGGCGGCCGAAAACAGTATCGATCTGGGATTAGTTGCAGGATCAGGACCGAACGGGCGCATCATCAAGCGTGATATTGAAAAGGCCCTTGCCGGCGGTGTACCCAAGGCGGCGGTCAAACCTTTCACTCCTTCGACGGTTGTCGGTGCTTCGCCGTTTCGCGACGAACCAACCTCAAAGATGCGACAGGTCATCGCCAGCCGTCTGGCGGAATCGATCGGCCCGATCCCCACATTCTACTTGACTGTTGAGATCGAGATGGACAACGCCCTCGAACTCCGCAAGGCTATCAATGCGACAGTTGATGAAAGCGAGAAGGTCAGCGTCAATGACATCATCGTCAAGGTCGCGGCCATGGCCTTGGTTAAGCATCCTTTCGTCAACGCATCTTATCAGGACAAGGCGATACGGTTTTATGAGCAGGCGGACATCGGAGTTGCCGTCGCCGTCGAGGAAGGCCTGATCACGCCGGTCGTCCGCGGGGCTAATCTCAAAGGCTTCCTGGAGATCGCCGCTGAGATCAAAGACCTCGCTGCCAAGGCGAAATCGCGCAAGCTCCAGCCCGAAGAATACACGGGAGCGACATTTTCCATATCGAACCTCGGCATGTTCGGCATAAAAGAATTCACGGCGATCATCAATCCGCCTGAGGCAGGTATTCTTGCCGTCGGCGGTGCAACGCCTACGCCCGTTGTGCGGGACGGCCAGATCGTGGTCCGTAACATAATGAACGTCACTATGTCCTGCGACCACCGTGTCGTTGACGGTGCGACCGGAGCAAAGTTCCTGCAGACCTTTAAACAGATGCTCGAACAGCCGGCGATCCTGCTGGTGTAA
- a CDS encoding PD40 domain-containing protein, translating into MAVPGLAQIDSIIAQISDSPAETYAGGISGDGRFIVFESFGNLATVNPRNEDGNNEIFLFDYAQRQIFQLTDTKSVLFNTAIPGFFSNVRIAIVNTRPVISRDGRWIAFSSNATTSTPSAPDATNPGSFDGNAFTAPTPTPSPTPTPTGSPSPTPTGSPTPTPTPPANPLSQDANLEMWLYEIPAYTPVSDLSAGEEIPFSDLSAGNFIRVTNTFPSQLPRAGTASTGPYVADDNHDASISDDGNVIAFASTRDLVTGGNSFPTEDNDEIFTFVRSLGLISQVTQTPRGPISNPIYNKNPTISGNGQRVVFASTGDNPIIGMTGGNNPLSSRNEEIFYSDLNSQGAPTGTRKQVTVTTPTDPGDVVNILDLGRRMSRDGRYIAFDSYADLANENSGTNYTSFATYLFDTTDNSFRRILARSDADTDATGGDIARYPGFTDYSMSGAPETLVLETRMNIKPDGTVATTTSDGLNPSVFRQAQVYTYPLDEPAQTARFKRIGNFPVPGGILVSVQLIPSDSSKRMTFNMGFTEFGTGNSDGQPEVYYLLTPNFEREAPVVTSLATGASRMPIDQAPVPSPTPTPSPSPTPTGTPSPTPTPSPAATPTPSPSPSPTASPTGTPTPTPTPQTPPSVPGISSGMLTIMNFQAGDDRPIIARQAIGSLERRPTLPFELSGVSVTINGVSCGLKSVSQRRIEFVAPEGLSNTAQGTIYPLVIYNNGTVMRDWIRVVPGQPDIFNRESLIGPGGRTKMFNVTNTVWRTEPFVIRTVKVKGNKLVPSRLRVYATGIARAAPPFIFIRIGDVTVAGTQIVTAATLIEPGVYALDFDIPESLAGAGDKPVVITINVDGVNFSSRLDDTASRTFIL; encoded by the coding sequence TTGGCCGTTCCCGGCCTTGCTCAAATTGACTCCATAATAGCTCAAATTAGCGATTCTCCCGCAGAAACGTATGCAGGCGGCATAAGCGGGGACGGGCGCTTCATCGTATTTGAATCATTTGGTAACCTCGCGACGGTCAATCCCCGGAACGAGGACGGAAATAACGAAATTTTCCTTTTCGACTATGCTCAGCGTCAGATCTTCCAGCTGACGGACACAAAGAGCGTTCTTTTCAACACCGCGATCCCGGGCTTTTTCTCGAATGTTCGAATCGCGATAGTCAACACAAGGCCGGTCATCAGTAGAGACGGGCGATGGATAGCGTTCAGTTCCAATGCAACTACGTCGACGCCGTCCGCCCCGGACGCAACAAACCCGGGCTCGTTCGATGGGAATGCCTTTACGGCTCCAACGCCGACCCCGTCGCCAACGCCTACGCCCACAGGCTCACCGAGCCCTACGCCGACCGGTTCGCCAACGCCGACGCCTACGCCGCCCGCAAATCCGCTGTCTCAGGACGCGAACCTTGAAATGTGGCTCTACGAGATCCCGGCGTATACACCGGTTTCGGACCTGTCGGCGGGCGAAGAGATCCCGTTCTCGGATCTCTCGGCCGGCAATTTTATTCGTGTGACGAATACATTCCCGAGTCAGCTGCCGAGAGCAGGTACAGCGTCCACAGGGCCGTATGTGGCTGACGACAACCACGACGCTAGTATCAGCGATGACGGAAATGTCATTGCGTTTGCCTCAACAAGGGACCTTGTGACCGGCGGGAATTCTTTCCCAACTGAGGACAATGACGAGATATTTACATTCGTACGCTCGCTCGGCTTGATCTCTCAGGTCACACAAACACCTCGAGGGCCGATCTCAAATCCGATCTATAATAAGAATCCAACCATTTCCGGCAACGGTCAGCGAGTCGTTTTCGCAAGTACCGGGGACAATCCGATAATTGGGATGACCGGCGGCAATAATCCGCTCAGCAGCCGGAATGAAGAGATCTTCTACTCTGATCTGAACTCGCAAGGAGCCCCGACAGGCACGAGGAAGCAGGTGACGGTAACCACGCCGACAGATCCCGGCGATGTTGTCAACATACTCGATCTGGGCAGGCGGATGAGCCGTGATGGCCGCTATATTGCATTTGATTCCTATGCGGATCTGGCAAATGAGAATAGCGGAACGAATTATACGTCATTTGCAACGTATCTCTTTGACACTACGGACAACAGTTTCCGCCGCATCCTCGCACGCAGCGATGCCGACACCGATGCCACGGGCGGCGATATTGCTCGTTATCCGGGATTCACAGACTATTCAATGTCCGGAGCTCCGGAAACACTGGTTCTTGAGACCAGAATGAATATCAAGCCCGACGGCACCGTCGCGACGACAACATCCGACGGCTTGAATCCAAGCGTATTCAGACAGGCTCAGGTCTACACATATCCGCTGGATGAACCGGCTCAAACAGCGCGGTTCAAGAGGATCGGGAATTTTCCCGTCCCGGGCGGCATCCTTGTCTCGGTTCAGCTGATCCCAAGTGACTCGTCAAAGAGAATGACCTTTAACATGGGCTTCACTGAGTTTGGTACAGGCAACTCTGATGGTCAGCCGGAGGTATATTACCTTCTGACCCCGAATTTCGAACGCGAGGCTCCTGTGGTGACATCCCTGGCGACCGGAGCGAGCCGAATGCCGATCGACCAAGCGCCCGTACCATCCCCGACGCCGACGCCGTCGCCTTCTCCTACGCCGACCGGAACTCCGTCACCGACACCTACGCCGTCTCCTGCTGCTACGCCGACACCGTCACCATCACCTTCCCCGACGGCGAGCCCAACCGGAACGCCGACGCCAACGCCGACGCCACAGACGCCGCCTTCGGTGCCGGGCATTTCGTCGGGAATGCTGACCATTATGAATTTCCAGGCGGGTGACGACCGGCCGATCATTGCCAGGCAAGCGATCGGTTCACTGGAACGCCGTCCAACGCTTCCGTTTGAACTTAGCGGCGTGTCGGTAACGATCAATGGGGTCTCGTGCGGCTTGAAGTCGGTGAGCCAGCGTCGGATCGAATTCGTGGCCCCTGAAGGCCTCAGCAACACAGCTCAAGGAACGATCTATCCGTTAGTTATTTACAACAATGGCACCGTAATGAGGGATTGGATCCGTGTCGTTCCCGGTCAGCCGGACATCTTTAACCGCGAAAGCTTGATCGGCCCCGGCGGCAGAACGAAGATGTTCAACGTAACTAACACCGTCTGGCGTACAGAACCCTTTGTGATCAGAACGGTGAAGGTAAAAGGCAATAAATTGGTGCCATCCCGTCTCAGGGTTTACGCCACCGGTATCGCCCGGGCTGCTCCGCCGTTCATATTTATTAGGATCGGCGACGTAACCGTGGCCGGAACGCAGATCGTAACTGCGGCGACTTTGATCGAACCGGGTGTTTACGCATTGGATTTCGATATTCCCGAAAGCCTCGCAGGGGCTGGTGACAAACCCGTGGTGATAACAATAAATGTTGATGGCGTGAACTTCAGTTCGCGGTTGGACGACACTGCATCCAGGACGTTCATACTTTAG
- a CDS encoding pyruvate dehydrogenase complex E1 component subunit beta yields the protein MALLTIRDALNEALREELKRDENVFIIGEEVAEYDGAYKVTRGLWKEFGSKRVVDTPITELGFAAVGVGAAMAGLRPVVEFMTWNFSVLASDQIINHAAKMLYMSGGQFNVPIVFRGPNGSAFQVSSQHSHALEAMYSNFPGLKVVMPSTAADAKGLLKSAIRDNNPVIFMEQERMYGMKGEVPEEADFTIPLGVADVKREGTDCTIVARSMTVPLALQAAEKIKEEFDVSCEVVDPRTIKPLDIDTIVGSVKKTNRLVIAEESHSFASVGAEIAYQVMDTAFDHLDAPVKRISTVEAPMPYAKNLEAAALPSVEKIVEAVKEVCYL from the coding sequence ATGGCTTTACTTACAATTCGTGACGCGCTGAACGAGGCCTTGCGCGAGGAACTAAAACGAGACGAGAACGTCTTTATCATCGGCGAAGAGGTCGCCGAATACGACGGCGCTTACAAAGTAACGCGCGGGCTCTGGAAGGAGTTCGGCAGCAAGCGTGTGGTAGATACGCCGATCACGGAACTCGGCTTCGCAGCGGTCGGCGTCGGTGCCGCAATGGCTGGACTCCGGCCGGTCGTGGAGTTTATGACGTGGAATTTCTCCGTTCTTGCGTCGGATCAGATCATCAACCACGCCGCCAAGATGCTCTATATGTCAGGCGGGCAGTTCAATGTACCGATAGTTTTCCGCGGACCTAACGGTTCCGCATTTCAAGTTTCGTCGCAGCATTCTCACGCCCTTGAGGCAATGTATTCCAACTTTCCTGGTCTGAAGGTCGTAATGCCTTCAACTGCCGCCGATGCCAAGGGCCTCTTAAAGTCCGCCATTCGCGACAACAATCCCGTGATCTTCATGGAGCAGGAGCGCATGTACGGCATGAAGGGCGAGGTCCCTGAAGAAGCGGACTTTACCATTCCGCTCGGCGTCGCCGATGTAAAGCGCGAAGGCACTGACTGCACCATCGTCGCCCGATCGATGACGGTTCCGCTTGCGTTGCAGGCTGCGGAAAAGATCAAGGAAGAATTCGACGTTTCATGCGAGGTGGTCGATCCGCGGACGATCAAGCCGCTGGATATCGATACGATCGTCGGTTCGGTGAAGAAAACCAATCGACTCGTGATTGCCGAGGAATCGCATTCATTCGCATCTGTCGGTGCTGAGATCGCATATCAGGTAATGGACACGGCATTTGATCATCTTGATGCTCCGGTCAAGCGTATATCGACCGTCGAGGCCCCGATGCCGTATGCAAAGAACCTTGAAGCGGCCGCATTGCCGAGCGTCGAGAAGATAGTCGAAGCAGTAAAGGAAGTTTGTTATCTCTAG